A section of the Streptomyces sp. NBC_01591 genome encodes:
- a CDS encoding GTP-binding protein, whose product MDFASSSGGAARATTSAKIVVAGGFGVGKTTFVGAVSEINPLRTEAVMTSASAGIDDLTHTGGKTTTTVAMDFGRITLDQDLILYLFGTPGQDRFWFMWDDLVRGAIGAVVLVDTRRLADCFPAVDYFENSGLPFVIALNGFDGHQPYTPDEVREALQIGPDTPIITTDARHRADAKSGLITLVEHALMARLK is encoded by the coding sequence GTGGACTTCGCAAGCTCTAGCGGCGGTGCGGCCCGGGCCACCACCTCGGCGAAGATCGTGGTGGCAGGGGGCTTCGGCGTGGGCAAGACCACGTTCGTCGGTGCCGTCTCGGAGATCAACCCGTTGCGTACGGAAGCCGTGATGACGTCCGCGTCCGCGGGCATCGACGACCTGACGCACACCGGGGGCAAGACGACGACGACCGTCGCCATGGACTTCGGTCGCATCACCCTGGACCAGGACCTGATCCTGTACCTCTTCGGTACGCCCGGACAGGACCGCTTCTGGTTCATGTGGGACGACCTGGTCCGCGGCGCCATCGGCGCCGTCGTCCTCGTCGACACCCGCCGCCTCGCCGACTGCTTCCCCGCCGTCGACTACTTCGAGAACAGCGGCCTCCCCTTCGTCATCGCCCTCAACGGCTTCGACGGACACCAGCCCTACACCCCCGACGAAGTCCGCGAAGCCCTCCAGATCGGCCCCGACACCCCGATCATCACGACGGACGCCCGGCACCGTGCGGATGCCAAGAGCGGTCTGATCACGCTCGTGGAGCACGCGCTCATGGCTCGGCTCAAGTAG
- a CDS encoding DUF742 domain-containing protein produces MTPPPASPDPYGALHHASYEGEGDQPLVRPYAMTGGRTRPRYQLAIEALVSTTADPAHLGTLLPEHQRICHLCREVKSVAEVSALLSMPLGVARILVADLAEAGMVAIHQPGNGETGGAPDVTLLERVLSGLRKL; encoded by the coding sequence ATGACCCCGCCACCCGCCTCACCCGATCCGTACGGCGCACTGCACCACGCGTCGTACGAAGGTGAAGGCGACCAGCCACTGGTCCGCCCGTACGCCATGACCGGTGGCCGGACCCGGCCGCGCTATCAGCTCGCCATAGAGGCACTGGTCTCCACCACGGCCGACCCCGCGCATCTGGGGACCCTGCTCCCCGAGCACCAGCGGATCTGCCACCTCTGCCGTGAGGTCAAGTCGGTGGCCGAGGTCTCGGCACTGCTGTCGATGCCGCTCGGCGTGGCCCGGATCCTCGTGGCGGACCTGGCGGAAGCCGGCATGGTGGCCATCCACCAGCCGGGCAATGGAGAGACCGGCGGCGCGCCGGATGTGACACTGCTCGAAAGGGTGCTCAGTGGACTTCGCAAGCTCTAG
- a CDS encoding roadblock/LC7 domain-containing protein yields the protein MSQAAQNLNWLITNFVDNTPGVSHTVVVSADGLLLAMSEGFPRDRADQLAAVASGLTSLTAGASRIFEGGAVSQTVVEMERGFLFLMSISDGSSLAVLAHPDADIGLVGYEMALLVDRAGSVLTPDLRAELQGSLLH from the coding sequence ATGAGTCAGGCCGCGCAGAATCTGAACTGGTTGATCACCAACTTCGTGGACAACACCCCCGGGGTGTCGCACACGGTGGTGGTCTCCGCCGACGGACTCCTGCTGGCCATGTCCGAAGGATTCCCCCGTGACCGCGCCGACCAGCTGGCCGCCGTCGCCTCCGGGCTGACCTCGCTGACCGCGGGTGCCTCGCGGATCTTCGAAGGCGGCGCCGTCAGCCAGACCGTGGTGGAGATGGAACGCGGGTTCCTCTTCCTGATGTCCATCTCGGACGGCTCCTCGCTGGCCGTTCTCGCCCACCCGGACGCCGACATCGGCCTGGTCGGGTACGAGATGGCCCTGCTGGTCGACCGTGCGGGCAGCGTTCTCACCCCCGACCTCCGCGCCGAGCTCCAAGGCAGCCTGCTCCATTAG
- a CDS encoding sensor histidine kinase gives MQGRFKRDGSAAAEQEPHGGTDRGSSAQHAQNPGPAAAGDSGDRAQRPGATANGGTDPVSSLKSRGPVSTGSRVALRNWRISTRLVSLLALPVVAATTLGGLRINESMNDIQQLDHMQLLTRMTKQATSLAQALQEERDRSAGPLANGVKPSDFKVTEPRKKTDRAKTAFLDATTSIGDPSGDEALEGIYSSVTQIASQLAEIRDIRKTAYAKDTPSLQTVDQYSQLITSLLSLSQDMAQATSNSEMIKRTRALAAFSSAKEYASVQRAIIAAALPGGNDKQPHLDENDKQFGKAALNKERAALRSFEGVYQATGNNADELTATLDEGNPEIKAANTYAKKVLDSPSGMTGTARRSYLDWYDQSSTKIQAMKTIEETLLSDMEGKARELRDESKREAIISGALILLVLGVSLVGAFVVARSMIRSLRRLQDTATRVAQDRLPELVKQLSEADPQDVDTSVESVGVHSRDEIGQVAAAFDDVHREAVRLAAEQALLRGNVNAMFTNLSRRSQGLIQRQLSLISELESREADPDQLSSLFKLDHLATRMRRNGENLLVLAGEEPGRRWTRPVPLVDVLRAAASEVEQYERIELAAVPATEVAGRVVNDLVHLLAELLENATSFSSPQTKVRVTGHALPDGRVLVEIHDTGIGLSPEDLAAINERLASPPTVDVSVSRRMGLFVVGRLSLRHGIRIQLRPSDSGGTTALVMLPVDVAHGGKQPAPKQAPGQQSGAPGGLLAGGNTAGPGNGSRPGLGSSPSGPAGRLASGPGASRGQVGAGSAPRAALPSRDGGPRHQQGQPNQQGQQNAGFQSAGLSGSGPQDASRPEPHRHGGGLAGAFGNGARLGARGQGDGPGRTESGGPDLFGQHRQDQNRQGPDRQDQNGSQGRPNGPAPWQPSQPQQSRQNPADQGGFQQPAGQGDPGRQLPPVGGPRAELPGGNPQPQRPQTTSWGTEEPSAPRRTPLDAPRGHEDPESTGQFQRPMSPPLTPRAPMDDRQGPGSTAEFARPDFSAPAPQDLSAQDPASTAQFARPDFGQQPVRAQDQGLPAPRQRGRDDEDFGAPRPPVAPTGDAQYRPVLPPQPQPEALPPAAGPGDGRTPLYDTLETNWFHGPQQGGQQPPAEPQAPASLPQRPTAPEPPAPAAPNRGEGDTGSTTSSWRPSPNDELVRQAERVKKPAAGGVTTSGLPRRVPRANLVPGTAQQQNHQSGPQVSRAPDDVRGRLTNLRRGIQQGRQANNGQSTGSFPLGPTHQQER, from the coding sequence GTGCAGGGACGTTTCAAGAGGGATGGCAGCGCTGCGGCGGAACAGGAGCCGCACGGCGGGACCGACCGCGGTTCCTCGGCCCAGCACGCCCAGAACCCCGGGCCTGCTGCGGCCGGTGACAGCGGCGACCGCGCTCAGCGCCCCGGTGCCACGGCGAACGGCGGCACCGATCCGGTCTCGTCGCTCAAGTCCCGGGGCCCCGTCAGCACCGGCTCGCGAGTCGCTCTTCGCAACTGGCGCATCAGCACGCGCCTGGTCTCCCTGCTCGCCCTGCCCGTGGTCGCCGCGACCACGCTCGGTGGACTGCGGATCAACGAGTCCATGAACGACATCCAGCAGCTGGATCACATGCAGCTGCTGACCAGGATGACCAAGCAGGCGACGTCGCTCGCCCAGGCGCTCCAGGAGGAGCGCGACCGCTCGGCCGGTCCGCTGGCCAACGGCGTGAAGCCCTCCGACTTCAAGGTCACCGAGCCCCGCAAGAAGACCGACCGGGCGAAGACGGCCTTCCTCGACGCGACGACCTCGATCGGCGACCCCTCCGGCGACGAGGCCCTCGAGGGCATCTACTCGAGCGTCACCCAGATCGCGAGCCAGCTGGCCGAGATCCGCGACATCCGCAAGACGGCTTACGCCAAGGACACTCCGAGTCTCCAGACCGTCGACCAGTACAGCCAGCTGATCACCTCGCTGCTGAGCCTCTCGCAGGACATGGCGCAGGCGACCAGCAACTCGGAGATGATCAAGCGGACCCGGGCGCTGGCGGCCTTCTCCTCCGCCAAGGAGTACGCCTCGGTCCAGCGCGCGATCATCGCCGCGGCCCTGCCCGGCGGCAACGACAAGCAGCCGCACCTCGACGAGAACGACAAGCAGTTCGGCAAGGCCGCGCTCAACAAGGAGCGTGCGGCGCTCCGCTCCTTCGAGGGCGTGTACCAGGCCACCGGCAACAACGCCGACGAGCTGACCGCCACGCTGGACGAGGGCAACCCGGAGATCAAGGCCGCCAACACCTACGCGAAGAAGGTGCTGGACAGCCCCTCGGGCATGACCGGCACCGCGCGGCGCTCCTACCTGGACTGGTACGACCAGAGCTCCACCAAGATCCAGGCGATGAAGACCATCGAGGAGACCCTCCTCAGCGACATGGAGGGCAAGGCCCGCGAGCTCCGCGACGAGTCGAAGCGCGAAGCGATCATCAGCGGTGCGCTCATCCTGCTGGTGCTCGGCGTCTCGCTGGTCGGTGCCTTCGTCGTCGCCCGGTCGATGATCCGTTCGCTGCGACGGCTGCAGGACACGGCCACGCGCGTGGCCCAGGACCGGCTGCCCGAGCTCGTCAAGCAGCTCTCCGAGGCCGACCCGCAAGACGTGGACACCTCGGTCGAGTCGGTCGGTGTGCACTCCCGGGACGAGATCGGCCAGGTGGCCGCGGCCTTCGACGACGTGCACCGCGAGGCCGTCCGTCTCGCCGCCGAGCAGGCCCTTCTCCGGGGCAACGTCAACGCGATGTTCACCAACCTCTCGCGCCGCAGCCAGGGCCTCATCCAGCGTCAGCTCTCGCTCATCTCCGAACTGGAGTCGCGCGAGGCCGACCCGGACCAGCTCTCCTCGCTCTTCAAGCTCGACCACCTCGCGACCCGTATGCGCCGTAACGGCGAGAACCTCCTCGTCCTCGCGGGCGAGGAGCCGGGCCGCCGGTGGACCCGCCCCGTCCCGCTGGTCGACGTGCTCCGTGCCGCCGCCTCCGAGGTGGAGCAGTACGAGCGCATCGAACTGGCCGCGGTGCCCGCCACCGAGGTCGCGGGCCGCGTGGTCAACGACCTCGTGCACCTGCTCGCCGAGCTGCTGGAGAACGCCACGTCGTTCTCCTCGCCGCAGACGAAGGTCCGGGTCACCGGTCACGCGCTGCCCGACGGGCGGGTGCTGGTCGAGATCCACGACACCGGTATCGGCCTCTCCCCCGAGGACCTCGCGGCGATCAACGAGCGGCTCGCCTCGCCGCCCACCGTGGACGTCTCGGTCTCCCGCCGCATGGGTCTGTTCGTGGTCGGCCGGCTGTCCCTGCGCCACGGCATCCGGATCCAGCTGCGGCCGTCCGACTCCGGCGGCACGACCGCGCTGGTCATGCTGCCCGTCGACGTCGCGCACGGCGGCAAGCAGCCGGCTCCCAAGCAGGCACCCGGACAGCAGTCCGGCGCCCCCGGCGGCCTGCTCGCCGGTGGCAACACGGCGGGCCCGGGCAACGGCTCCCGTCCCGGCCTCGGCAGCTCCCCGTCGGGCCCGGCCGGCCGTCTCGCCTCGGGGCCCGGCGCCTCGCGCGGTCAGGTCGGTGCGGGCTCCGCACCGCGGGCCGCACTGCCCTCGCGCGACGGCGGCCCCCGCCATCAGCAGGGCCAGCCGAACCAGCAGGGCCAGCAGAACGCCGGATTCCAGTCCGCCGGGCTGTCCGGCTCCGGACCGCAGGACGCCTCCCGCCCGGAACCGCATCGTCACGGCGGCGGCCTCGCCGGCGCCTTCGGCAACGGTGCCCGCCTAGGTGCCCGCGGCCAGGGCGACGGACCGGGTCGTACGGAATCGGGCGGGCCCGACCTGTTCGGCCAGCACCGCCAGGACCAGAACCGCCAGGGTCCGGACCGCCAGGACCAGAACGGCTCGCAGGGCCGGCCGAACGGCCCCGCCCCGTGGCAGCCGTCCCAACCGCAGCAGTCCCGGCAGAACCCGGCCGACCAGGGCGGCTTCCAGCAGCCCGCCGGCCAGGGCGATCCCGGCCGTCAGCTGCCCCCGGTCGGCGGCCCGCGTGCCGAGCTGCCCGGTGGCAACCCTCAGCCGCAGCGTCCGCAGACCACCAGCTGGGGCACCGAGGAGCCGTCCGCGCCGCGGCGTACTCCGCTGGACGCCCCGCGCGGTCACGAGGACCCCGAGTCCACCGGCCAGTTCCAGCGGCCGATGAGCCCGCCGCTCACCCCGCGGGCGCCCATGGACGACCGGCAGGGCCCCGGCTCCACCGCCGAGTTCGCCCGCCCGGACTTCTCGGCTCCGGCCCCGCAGGACCTGTCCGCCCAGGACCCGGCAAGCACCGCACAGTTCGCCCGCCCCGACTTCGGACAGCAGCCTGTCCGGGCGCAGGACCAGGGCCTGCCGGCCCCGCGTCAGCGCGGCCGGGACGACGAGGACTTCGGCGCCCCGCGTCCGCCCGTCGCGCCCACCGGTGACGCGCAGTACCGTCCGGTCCTGCCGCCGCAGCCGCAGCCCGAGGCGCTGCCTCCGGCGGCCGGGCCCGGGGACGGTCGTACGCCGCTGTACGACACCCTGGAGACCAACTGGTTCCACGGCCCGCAGCAGGGTGGCCAGCAGCCGCCCGCCGAGCCGCAGGCGCCCGCGTCCCTCCCCCAGCGGCCGACCGCCCCGGAGCCTCCCGCTCCCGCGGCGCCCAACCGCGGCGAGGGCGACACGGGCAGCACCACAAGTTCCTGGCGCCCCTCGCCGAACGACGAACTCGTACGGCAGGCGGAGCGGGTCAAGAAGCCCGCGGCAGGCGGAGTGACCACTTCCGGACTGCCGCGCCGAGTGCCTCGGGCCAACCTGGTGCCGGGCACCGCTCAGCAGCAGAACCATCAGTCCGGTCCTCAGGTGTCACGTGCCCCCGATGATGTACGCGGGCGGTTGACCAATCTCCGCCGGGGCATCCAGCAAGGGCGGCAGGCCAACAACGGCCAGTCGACCGGCAGTTTCCCACTCGGCCCCACTCACCAGCAGGAGCGTTAG
- a CDS encoding fumarylacetoacetate hydrolase family protein, with protein MRIARFSIDGNVAFGAVEGEGPDGLVLDIIKGIPYAEFELSGTKVPLSKVRLLPPVLPNKVVAIGRNYAEHAKELGNEVPDVPVAFFKPTTSVIGSGDAIEYPSFSNELHHEAELAVVIGRMCREVPRERVKDVIFGYTCANDVTARDAQKREKQWARAKGFDTSCPLGPWVETDLDPHDLTIQATVNGEQRQLGRTSDMIRSIEDLVVHITEAMTLLPGDVILTGTPAGVGPLHVGDEVAVTIEGIGTLTNKVIKRG; from the coding sequence GTGCGCATCGCCAGGTTCTCCATCGACGGCAATGTCGCCTTCGGCGCCGTCGAGGGCGAGGGGCCCGATGGTCTCGTCCTCGACATCATCAAGGGCATCCCGTACGCCGAGTTCGAGCTCTCCGGCACCAAGGTCCCGCTGAGCAAGGTCCGCCTCCTGCCGCCCGTGCTCCCCAACAAGGTCGTGGCCATCGGCCGCAACTACGCGGAGCACGCCAAGGAGCTGGGCAACGAGGTACCGGACGTCCCCGTCGCCTTCTTCAAGCCCACCACCTCGGTGATCGGCTCCGGCGACGCCATCGAGTACCCCTCCTTCTCCAACGAACTCCACCACGAGGCCGAACTGGCCGTGGTCATCGGCCGTATGTGCCGCGAAGTTCCGCGCGAGCGCGTGAAGGACGTCATCTTCGGCTACACCTGCGCCAATGACGTCACCGCCCGCGACGCCCAGAAGCGGGAGAAGCAGTGGGCCCGGGCCAAGGGCTTCGACACGTCCTGCCCGCTCGGCCCTTGGGTGGAGACCGACCTCGACCCCCATGACCTCACCATTCAGGCGACGGTCAACGGAGAGCAACGGCAACTCGGCCGTACGAGCGACATGATCCGCTCGATCGAGGATCTGGTCGTCCACATCACGGAAGCCATGACGCTGCTCCCGGGCGATGTGATCCTCACCGGCACTCCCGCAGGGGTCGGACCCCTCCATGTCGGCGACGAGGTCGCCGTCACCATCGAAGGCATCGGCACTCTCACCAACAAGGTGATCAAGCGTGGTTAA
- the gltX gene encoding glutamate--tRNA ligase, which produces MVNAPVRVRFCPSPTGNPHVGLVRTALFNWAFARHHGGTLVFRIEDTDAARDSEDSYNQLLESMRWLGFDWDEGPEVGGPHAPYRQSQRMDIYKDVADRLLAGGYAYHCYCTTEELDTRRDAARAAGKPSGYDGHCRELSAEQIAAYEAEGRTSIVRFRMPDEALTFTDLVRGELTFQPENVPDYGIVRANGAPLYTLVNPVDDALMEITHVLRGEDLLSSTPRQLALYKALIELGIAKDTPAFGHLPYVMGEGNKKLSKRDPQASLNLYRERGFLPEGLLNYLSLLGWSIAEDRDIFSIAEMAAAFDIKDVNANPARFDLKKCEHINAEHIRKMDMKAFTEACGPWLKAPFAPWAPESFDADQFATIAPHAQTRVTVLSDITANVDFLFLDEPATDEASWNKAMKEGSDALLATARAKLVDAEWNADTLKNAILAAGEEHGLKLGKAQAPVRVAVTGRTIGLPLFESLEILGRERTIARIDAALAKLAA; this is translated from the coding sequence GTGGTTAACGCACCAGTCCGTGTACGTTTCTGTCCCTCCCCGACCGGCAACCCCCATGTGGGCCTGGTCCGCACCGCCCTGTTCAACTGGGCCTTCGCCCGGCACCACGGCGGCACCCTGGTCTTCCGCATCGAGGACACGGACGCCGCCCGCGACTCCGAGGACTCCTACAACCAGCTCCTGGAGTCGATGCGCTGGCTCGGCTTCGACTGGGACGAGGGCCCCGAGGTCGGCGGCCCGCACGCCCCGTACCGCCAGTCGCAGCGCATGGACATCTACAAGGACGTCGCCGACAGGCTCCTCGCCGGCGGGTACGCGTACCACTGCTACTGCACCACCGAGGAGCTCGACACCCGCCGCGACGCCGCCCGCGCCGCCGGCAAGCCGTCCGGCTACGACGGCCACTGCCGCGAGCTGAGCGCCGAGCAGATCGCCGCGTACGAGGCCGAGGGCCGGACATCGATCGTCCGCTTCCGGATGCCCGACGAGGCGCTCACCTTCACCGACCTGGTCCGCGGCGAGCTGACCTTCCAGCCGGAGAACGTGCCGGACTACGGCATCGTCCGCGCCAACGGCGCCCCGCTCTACACGCTGGTCAACCCGGTCGACGACGCGCTGATGGAGATCACCCACGTCCTGCGCGGCGAGGACCTGCTCTCCTCCACCCCGCGTCAGCTCGCCCTCTACAAGGCGCTCATCGAGCTGGGCATCGCCAAGGACACCCCGGCCTTCGGCCACCTGCCGTACGTCATGGGCGAGGGCAACAAGAAGCTCTCCAAGCGCGACCCGCAGGCCTCGCTCAACCTCTACCGCGAGCGCGGCTTCCTGCCCGAGGGGCTGCTCAACTACCTCTCCCTGCTGGGCTGGTCGATCGCCGAGGACCGCGACATCTTCTCCATCGCGGAGATGGCGGCCGCGTTCGACATCAAGGACGTCAACGCCAACCCGGCGCGCTTCGACCTGAAGAAGTGCGAGCACATCAACGCCGAGCACATCCGCAAGATGGACATGAAGGCGTTCACCGAGGCCTGCGGCCCCTGGCTGAAGGCCCCGTTCGCCCCGTGGGCCCCGGAGTCCTTCGACGCGGACCAGTTCGCGACGATCGCCCCGCACGCCCAGACCCGCGTCACGGTCCTGTCGGACATCACGGCCAACGTCGACTTCCTCTTCCTCGACGAGCCGGCGACGGACGAGGCGTCCTGGAACAAGGCGATGAAGGAGGGCTCCGACGCCCTGCTCGCCACGGCCCGCGCCAAGCTGGTCGACGCCGAGTGGAACGCGGACACCCTGAAGAACGCCATCCTCGCCGCGGGCGAGGAGCACGGCCTGAAGCTCGGAAAGGCCCAGGCCCCGGTCCGCGTCGCCGTCACCGGCCGCACGATCGGCCTGCCGCTCTTCGAGTCCCTGGAGATCCTGGGCCGCGAGAGGACGATCGCCCGCATCGACGCTGCCCTGGCGAAGCTGGCCGCGTAA
- a CDS encoding HAD family hydrolase yields the protein MTIRAVLWDIDDTIFDYSGADRVGMRKHLEQEGLPDGYDSVEQALAAWRTITDAHWARFAAGETDFLGQRRDRVREFVSRALDDEEADDWFARHAAHYEAAWALFPDVLPVLDLLADGFRHAVLSNSSIHNQDRKLRTLGVRDRFEAVVCAVELGVSKPEAGAFHAACEALALEPREVAYVGDEPDIDAGGAVAAGLMGIWLDRGGRGGRPELVRISGLDQLPGLLGPVRP from the coding sequence ATGACGATCCGCGCGGTCCTCTGGGACATCGACGACACGATCTTCGACTACTCGGGTGCCGACCGCGTCGGCATGCGCAAGCATCTCGAACAGGAGGGCCTGCCCGACGGATACGACTCCGTCGAGCAGGCCCTCGCCGCATGGCGGACGATCACCGACGCGCACTGGGCGCGGTTCGCCGCCGGGGAGACGGACTTCCTGGGGCAGCGCCGGGACCGGGTCAGGGAGTTCGTCTCGCGGGCGCTGGACGACGAGGAGGCCGACGACTGGTTTGCCCGGCACGCGGCCCACTACGAGGCCGCCTGGGCGCTCTTCCCGGATGTGCTGCCCGTGCTGGATCTGCTGGCGGACGGGTTCCGGCACGCGGTGCTGTCGAACTCCAGCATCCACAACCAGGACCGCAAGCTGCGCACACTCGGTGTGCGGGACCGTTTCGAGGCCGTGGTGTGCGCCGTGGAGCTGGGTGTCTCCAAGCCCGAGGCCGGAGCCTTCCACGCCGCCTGCGAGGCGCTGGCGCTGGAGCCGCGAGAGGTCGCGTACGTGGGGGACGAGCCGGACATCGACGCCGGTGGGGCGGTCGCCGCCGGGCTGATGGGGATCTGGCTGGACCGGGGCGGGCGCGGTGGACGGCCCGAGCTCGTCCGCATCAGCGGGCTCGATCAGCTGCCCGGACTGCTGGGGCCTGTCCGACCCTGA
- a CDS encoding MerR family transcriptional regulator: MRLSELSEKSGVKTATIKYYLREGLLHPGRRVTATQAEYDESHVRRLRLVRALIQVGRLPVATAREVLSHMDDESLGRTIRLGAALWSLPHGPDPDEEAPETAAAREEVERLLDRVGWATSQEIGSLSPAHRSLVSSVATLIRLGYPCDVDYLAEQARLMHQVAVQDLDMMETHPTESEQVEMAVASAVLYEPLLMSLRRMAQEEESARRYGL, translated from the coding sequence ATGCGGCTCTCGGAACTGAGCGAGAAGAGCGGAGTCAAGACCGCGACGATCAAGTACTACCTGCGCGAGGGTCTGCTGCATCCCGGCCGGCGGGTCACCGCGACGCAGGCCGAGTACGACGAGAGTCATGTGCGCCGGCTGCGTCTGGTGCGGGCCCTGATCCAGGTGGGCCGCCTTCCGGTGGCCACGGCCCGCGAGGTCCTCTCCCACATGGACGACGAGTCCCTGGGCCGGACGATCCGGCTGGGCGCGGCGCTGTGGTCGCTCCCGCACGGCCCCGACCCCGACGAGGAGGCTCCGGAGACCGCCGCGGCCCGCGAGGAGGTCGAGCGGCTTCTGGACCGGGTCGGCTGGGCGACGTCGCAGGAGATCGGCTCGCTCTCCCCCGCGCATCGCTCGCTGGTGTCGTCGGTGGCCACACTGATCCGCCTCGGCTACCCCTGTGACGTCGATTACCTGGCCGAGCAGGCCCGCCTGATGCATCAAGTCGCCGTCCAGGACCTGGACATGATGGAGACGCACCCCACGGAGTCGGAGCAGGTGGAGATGGCGGTCGCGTCGGCGGTGCTCTACGAGCCGTTGTTGATGTCCCTGCGCCGGATGGCCCAGGAGGAGGAGTCGGCCCGGCGCTACGGGCTCTGA
- the ndgR gene encoding IclR family transcriptional regulator NdgR, whose amino-acid sequence MDNSSGVGVLDKAALVLSALESGPATLAGLVAATGLARPTAHRLAVALEHHRMVARDMQGRFILGPRLAELAAAAGEDRLLATAGPVLTHLRDITGESAQLYRRQGDMRICVAAAERLSGLRDTVPVGSTLTMKAGSSAQILMAWEEPERLHRGLQGARFTATALSGVRRRGWAQSIGEREPGVASVSAPVRGPSNRVVAAVSVSGPIERLTRHPGRMHAQAVIDSAARLSEALRRTG is encoded by the coding sequence ATGGACAACTCTAGCGGCGTCGGCGTTCTCGACAAGGCGGCTCTGGTATTGAGCGCCCTGGAGTCCGGTCCGGCCACCCTCGCCGGGCTGGTCGCGGCGACCGGGCTCGCACGACCCACGGCCCATCGACTGGCCGTGGCACTGGAACACCACCGCATGGTGGCGAGGGACATGCAGGGCCGTTTCATTCTCGGTCCCCGGCTGGCGGAACTCGCGGCGGCGGCGGGCGAGGACCGACTGCTGGCCACGGCGGGACCGGTGCTCACCCACCTCCGGGACATCACCGGCGAGAGCGCGCAGCTCTACCGCAGGCAGGGCGACATGCGGATCTGCGTGGCGGCGGCGGAGCGGCTGTCCGGTCTGCGGGACACCGTGCCGGTCGGCTCCACGCTCACCATGAAGGCCGGCTCGTCGGCCCAGATCCTGATGGCCTGGGAGGAGCCGGAGCGTCTGCACCGCGGCCTCCAGGGCGCCCGTTTCACGGCGACGGCGCTCTCGGGCGTGCGGCGCAGGGGCTGGGCCCAGTCGATCGGCGAGCGCGAGCCGGGTGTGGCCTCGGTCTCGGCGCCGGTGCGCGGCCCCTCGAACCGGGTGGTCGCCGCCGTCTCGGTCTCCGGACCGATCGAGCGGCTGACCAGGCACCCGGGCCGGATGCACGCCCAGGCGGTCATCGACTCGGCGGCAAGGCTCAGCGAGGCCCTGCGCCGCACCGGCTGA